In Cryptococcus neoformans var. neoformans JEC21 chromosome 5 sequence, one genomic interval encodes:
- a CDS encoding expressed protein produces the protein MPPYLYRLPTTSLITFSAILNDPSSSYTTILSDATASRTKLHLALKGIADNEPGASALAVLDAVQIYLPYLKGIIACLDADELLFKGEPTFQWRAPLTHFSFSSPLLPLASIHSEHLMVVLTYALALSNYAHSILASLPAFEIPAGPKAMPHMSSEDEKRTTAGLARAVDLLCQASGVAEWAAENVCLQVEPLKGVSSGRLGKGKWPAESSRETFKALSMILLADAHLTAIRKLLFPVLTYTLFAPPGPPLPPNHPSAPLQAKLYLYVHQLYSSARALLSVHHQPTSSAPSNSSRKLFRSNTDKDVIEPEAVEGEIIPELKRYLAKEAQLALALAHKWLGIDAGENGKGAKVGEALAWVKDAQGRLEDLEDSKMRAKLKGLSIGKSRERKKEERRARMGRVERELEVVKAWVKAYQKMNDTVAFQPVPPVSSLVTPSGRPIFGPKAFIPPPSKFSPSRIGHLNEEQGNDSPELGETEDTSYAGKGNYF, from the exons ATGCCCCCCTATCTGTACCGTCTCCCAACCACATCCCTCATCACATTCTCTGCCATCCTTAACgatccctcttcctcctacaCGACGATCCTTTCAGACGCAACCGCATCAAGGACAAAGCTGCACTTGGCATTGAAGGGCATTGCTGATAATGAGCCTGGAGCGAGCGCCCTTGCAGTACTAGAT GCCGTGCAGATATACCTGCCTTACTTGAAAGGTATCATTGCCTGTCTCGATGCCGATGAATTGCTCTTCAAAGGCGAACCGA CTTTCCAATGGAGGGCTCCTCTTACCCACTTCAGCTTCTCGTCCCCCTTGCTACCCCTTGCCTCGATCCATAGCGAACATCTCATGGTTGTCCTTACATACGCTCTAGCCCTATCCAACTATGCCCATTCCATCCTTGCCTCCTTACCTGCTTTTGAGATCCCAGCTGGACCAAAGGCGATGCCTCATATGTCttcagaagatgagaagcGCACTACAGCCGGCTTAGCAAGGGCAGTAGACCTGCTTTGCCAAGCGAGTGGTGTTGCAGAGTGGGCGGCGGAGAATGTCTGTCTGCAGGTGGAGCCCCTGAAGGGGGTAAGCAGCGGACGACTTGGAAAAGGCAAATGGCCTGCCGAAAGTAGTAGAGAGACGTTCAAAGCCTTATCTAT GATTTTGCTCGCGGATGCCCACCTTACAGCAATCCGCAAACTTCTTTTCCCTGTACTCACTTATACTCTATTTGCCCCTCCAGGCCCACCATTACCACCCAATCATCCTTCTGCTCCGTTACAAGCCAAACTTTATCTTTACGTACATCAGCTGTACTCGTCCGCTCGTGCCCTGCTTTCGGTCCACCACCAACCAACAAGCAGTGCGCCTAGCAATTCTTCGAGAAAGTTATTCAGATCAAACACGGACAAGGATGTCATTGAACCTGAAGCTGTAGAAGGAGAGATCATACCAGAGCTGAAAAGGTACCTCGCCAAGGAAGCACAGTTGGCTTTAGCCCTGGCCCACAAGTGGTTAGGCATCGACGCAGGTGAGAACGGAAAGGGCGCAAAAGTCGGGGAAGCCCTTGCTTGGGTTAAAGATGCCCAGGGTAGGTTGGAAGACCTGGAAGATAGTAAGATGAGGGCAAAATTGAAAGGCTTGTCCATTGGGAAATCCAGGGAAcggaaaaaggaggagaggagggcaaggatgggaagggtggaaagagaatTAGAAGTTGTCAAGGCGTGGGTGAAGGCTTATCAAAAGATGAACGACACT GTTGCTTTCCAACCAGTACCGCCCGTATCATCGTTGGTTACCCCATCAGGCAGACCAATTTTTGGCCCCAAAGCGTTCATCCCCCCTCCAAGCAAATTCTCACCCAGTCGTATTGGTCATCTgaatgaagagcaaggcAACGACTCGCCCGAACTTGGTGAAACAGAAGACACAAGCTATGCCGGCAAGGGCAACTACTTCTGA
- a CDS encoding nuclease, putative produces MPTLGPSLLFVAGLTLGVGAGTLLPRKTSQPNVPLPPPPPEGGRPDFKESKALVPTATGIVGPLQGGFPGPTPDIIKRVAYTAAYDRRLRHPAWTAEHITATSLAKISPPQIKGTPVPLEAARAADTSSQPEVIKVDRSKSVFKEDDGIPEMFRAKLSDYFRSGYDRGHMVPAADAKISQQAMDETFYLSNIAPQVGDGFNRHYWAYVEDFCRRLTTNFEDVYVFTVPLYLPEKHADGKWRVSYEVIGNPPSVSVPTHFAKVILASRPDFSYPQKPSSASTAVSSPQTVKELALGAFVLPNKEIPDQADLRSFIVPVEHVEKAAGLKLFNEEVKTKSRQLCAVTQCQVIVRRFDDARKQLGGKK; encoded by the exons ATGCCCACCCTCGGCCCTTCCCTGCTCTTCGTCGCAGGTCTCACACTCGGTGTCGGTGCAGGCACTCTCCTCCCAAGGAAAACCTCACAGCCCAAcgttcctctccctccgcctcctcctgaAGGTGGCCGACCCGACTTCAAGGAGAGCAAGGCTTTAGTTCCAACAGCCACTGGCATTGTTGGACCTCTTCAGGGTGGCTTTCCTG GCCCTACACCTGACATCATCAAGCGTGTTGCATACACGGCCGCATACGACCGTAGACTCCGACACCCCGCATGGACTGCCGAGCATATCACTGCCACTTCTCTTGCAAAgatttctcctcctcaaatTAAGGGTACCCCTGTTCCTCTTGAAGCTGCCCGTGCCGCGGACACTTCGTCTCAGCCGGAGGTTATCAAGGTCGACAGATCAAAGAGTGTCTtcaaggaggatgacggtATTCCCGAGATGTTCAGAGCAAAGCTTTCCGATT ACTTCCGAAGCGGTTATGATCGAGGGCATAT GGTACCCGCCGCTGACGCTAAGATTTCTCAACAAGCAATGGATGAGACATTCTACCTTTCCAACATCGCCCCCCAAGTCGGTGACGGTTTCAACAGGCACT ACTGGGCCTATGTTGAGGACTTTTGCCGGAGGTTGACTACCAATTTTGAGGATGTCTACGTGTTCAC CGTCCCCCTCTACCTTCCTGAGAAGCACGCCGATGGTAAATGGCGAGTG TCTTACGAAGTGATTGGCAACCCTCCTTCCGTTTCTGTTCCTACCCACTTTGCCAAGGTCATCCTTGCCTCACGCCCCGACTTCTCCTACCCCCAGAAACCTTCTTCGGCCTCCACTGCCGTGTCTTCTCCCCAGACAGTAAAGGAGCTCGCTCTCGGCGCTTTCGTCCTTCCCAACAAGGAGATACCTGACCAGGCAGACTTGAGGAGCTTTATTGTCCCTGTAGAACATGTGGAGAAGGCTGCTGGCTTGAAGTTGTTCAACGAAGAGGTCAAGACCAAGAGCAGGCAGCTTTGTGCTGTGACTCAATGTCAGGTCATTGTGAGGAGGTTTGACGATGCTAGAAAGCAGTTGGGTGGGAAGAAATAG
- a CDS encoding protein carrier, putative has translation MSTEHLLGDIGAVLTAFIASEDHPRREAEAHLQRLAVEQPAEVLLVLAQVGAQGVGGFQLDHRLLALILLKRMAFKPLEGLFLNPQSQKPAAPFDVVRETIRGRIETVICAGIKDEMDVRMRKGLGACAANWAHECAIRHRPLLPLPPVLLELTASPHPFHRFTPFQLLDLTPTLLVDSVRDPIPAEQLAQMLQAGLNDPSVDVRVEAMKAVRSVLMEGVTGSERSEIGANLVLHSFETLRNLPPALVSHALIPLVDLASAHPSLFMTSLNPILSSLLPLLAPPAQETNLPPFQFSPYPPHNMTFDEWEDISNPATEIILSLTELRPSHISEWENGRAVKEMIGLLLARQVVTFGNDSQEWLETKDLDAEADEYPVLAEESLSRLSMALGGELVLPTLSQQVQALLQQEDWRCRFAAISGISSIAEGCLDELQAGLREVLAMLSSAAKDPHPRVRYEFLQCLGQLSADLEGALQENFADDVLQISLALLDDPVMRVRSHSAASLTNFFQEASPRHFEKYLEPVVCGLLNLYQSQVLYAQDQALATLATVAAAAEKMFTPFYRNIMDLCFMILSNPVITDVAQRKLQGRAMECGTLLGMAVGKNTFGTDAVKLSQLMITIQNQIVDADDPRSGYLMDAWSNVCQSLGAAFEPFLQYVVPNLLKTASYKPSDSSNETGEDDTGGAHTYEIDQKIMAFESLTTYAFQMRGKFAPWLAPCMQLSLNELSCSFSEDVREAAAFLVPGLLQVAKDSKVWADAPYNLTQVFQQLVNVIVKTDDIGYTALLYKSFTDSLHVISAPFPAELTTQLLKSGHAVLHTIAQTRADREAQEPYMDESDKEIYLEEQNEEEACLTQLRKALEMVIKVGDSNAGTEQGALANGLREELQGALEMVREVKKRGMKGDGEKRFG, from the exons ATGTCCACAGAGCACCTCCTAGGAGACATAGGCGCGGTCCTCACAGCGTTTATCGCCTCCGAGGACCACCCAAGACGAGA GGCTGAGGCGCACCTCCAAAGGCTGGCAGTCGAGCAGCCCGCTGAAGTCCTTCTCGTACTCGCTCAGGTGGGGGCACAGGGTGTAGGAGGTTTTCAGCTCGAT CACCGTCTTCTCGCCCTAATTCTTCTCAAGCGTATGGCATTCAAACCATTGGAAGGACTTTTTCTCAATCCTCAAAGTCAGAAACCAGCAGCTCCATTTGATGTAGTCCGTGAAACCATTCGTGGGCGGATAGAGACCGTCATATGTGCTGGCATCAAAGATGAAATGGACGTCAGAATGAGAAAAGGCCTAGGAGCATGTGCTGCCAACTGGGCGCATGAATGCGCAATCAGACACC GCCCATTGTTACCTCTTCCACCGGTCCTCCTTGAACTTACAGCATCTCCTCACCCCTTTCACCGCTTCACTCCATTCCAGCTTCTAGACCTGACGCCCACACTACTAGTTGACTCTGTCAGGGACCCTATCCCTGCTGAGCAATTAGCGCAGATGTTACAGGCCGGGCTGAACGACCCTAGCGTAGATGTGAGAGTTGAAGCCATGAAAGCTGTCAGGAGTGTCCTGATGGAGGGTGTGACGGGCTCGGAGAGGAGCGAGATTGGGGCGAACCTGGTTCTCCATTCTTTCGAA ACTCTCCGTAATCTACCACCCGCACTGGTATCTCATGCGTTGATTCCACTGGTCGACCTTGCATCCGCCCACCCCAGTCTATTCATGACATCTCTCAATCCCATTTTATCATCCCTCCTGCCACTCCTTGCTCCTCCTGCGCAAGAAACTAATTTACCACCTTTCCAATTttctccatatcctccacaCAACATGACTTTTGATGAGTGGGAAGATATTTCCAATCCTGCTACAGAAATCATCTTATCGTTGACGGAATTGCGACCGTCACATATATCTGAATGGGAAAATGGGAGAGCAGtaaaggagatgattggTTTATTGCTGGCAAGGCAGGTGGTGACATTCGGAAACGATTCCCAAGAATGGTTAGAGACCAAAGAT CTGGATGCGGAGGCAGACGAGTATCCTGTACTTGCAGAAGAGAGTCTTAGTCGTTTATCAATGGCTCTTG GGGGTGAACTCGTCTTGCCCACACTATCACAACAAGTCCAGGCGCTTCTCCAACAAGAAGACTGGCGTTGTCGATTTGCTGCCATCTCTGGTATCTCTAGCATAGCCGAAGGCTGTCTCGATGAGCTGCAAGCTGGTTTGCGTGAAGTTCTTGC TATGCTTTCTTCAGCAGCAAAAGATCCTCATCCACGGGTGCGATACGAATTCCTGCAATGTCTTGGCCAACTGTCTGCCGATCTTGAG GGAGCTCTGCAAGAGAATTTCGCCGATGATGTCCTGCAAATCTCTTTGGCCTTACTTGACGACCCTGTTATGAGAGTCCGTTCGCATTCAGCGGCATCACTTACAAACTTTTTTCAAGAAGCAAGTCCTCGTCATTTTGAAAAATACCTCGAGCCCGTCGTTTGTGGACTCTTGAATCTCTATCAAAGTCAAGTCTTGTACGCGCAAGATCAGGCCCTTGCTACTTTGG CTACGGTGGCTGCTGCGGCCGAAAAGATGTTTACGCCCTTCTACC GTAATATCATGGACCTCTGTTTCATGATACTTTCAAATCCTGTAATTACCGATGTAGCGCAACGCAAGCTTCAAGGAAGAGCTATGGAGTGCGGTACCTTGCTTG GTATGGCGGTGGGCAAGAAT ACATTTGGCACCGACGCCGTCAAACTGTCACAGTTGATGATCACCATTCAAAATCAAATAGTCGACGCAGATGATCCTCGCTCAGGCTACCTAATGGATG CATGGTCAAATGTCTGCCAATCACTGGGTGCAGCGTTCGAACCTTTTCTGCAATACGTGGTGCCGAACCTGCTCAAGACGGCGTCTTATAAGCCTTCTGACT CTTCAAACGAGACgggggaagatgatacCGGCGGTGCGCACACATATGAAATTGATCAGAAGATCATGGCATTTGAGAGCTTGACGACGTATGCTTTCCAGATGCGGGGGAAATTTGCACCTTGGTTGGCACCGTGCATGCAGCTGAGCTTGAACGAGCTGAGCTGTTCATTCTCCGAGGACGTGAGAGAAGCCGCTGCATT CTTGGTACCGGGACTTCTCCAAGTCGCAAAAGACTCCAAAGTGTGGGCGGACGCGCCGTACAATCTTACCCAAGTCTTTCAACAGCTTGTCAATGTAATTGTCAAGACTGACGATATCGGTTATACCGCTCTACT GTATAAATCATTCACCGATTCCCTCCATGTGATTTCCGCCCCGTTCCCTGCCGAGCTCACGACGCAACTTTTAAAATCGGGACATGCCGTGTTGCACACCATTGCCCAGACACGGGCGGACCGCGAGGCTCAAGAGCCATACATGGACGAGTCGGATAAAGAGATTTATCTTGAAGAGCaaaatgaggaagaggcgtgTTTGACACAGTTGAGAAAAGCGCTGGAGATGGTTATCAAGGTGGGGGATTCGAATGCGGGTACGGAACAGGGAGCGTTGGCGAATGGTTTGAGGGAAGAGTTGCAAGGTGCGCTAGAGATGGTGAGAGAGGTCAAGAAGAGGGGTATGAAGGGtgatggagaaaagaggtTTGGTTGA
- a CDS encoding adenylyl-sulfate kinase, putative: protein MATNITFHPGAVTQDERDTLLGQKGCTVWLTGLSASGKSTIATALEQHLLHKKLHAYRLDGDNIRFGLNKDLGFDQASRVENIRRIGEVSLLFALSSTISLTAFISPYISDRQLARELHEKHSPAIPFIEVFIDAPLSVVEQRDPKGLYKKARAGEIKDFTGISAPYEAPANPEIHIRTDEVDVTGAVEIITKYLADNGLIPA from the exons ATGGCCACCAACATCACCTTTCACCCCG GAGCTGTCACCCAGGACGAGCGAGATACCCTTCTCGGCCAAAAGGGCTGCACCGTCTGGCTCACCGGTTTGAGCGCTTCCGGCAAG TCCACCATCGCGACTGCGCTTGAACAGCACTTGCTCCATAAAAAACTCCATGCTTACAGGTTGGACGGTGATAACATCCGATTCGGTCTCAACAAG GACCTCGGATTTGACCAGGCGTCGCGAGTGGAAAACATTCGACGAATCGGCGAggtctccctcctctttgccctctcctccaccatctccctcaCGGCCTTCATCTCCCCATACATCTCTGACCGACAGCTCGCCCGGGAGCTGCACGAAAAACACTCCCCCGCCATCCCCTTCATCGAGGTCTTCATCGACGCGCCGCTCTCCGTCGTCGAGCAGAGGGACCCCAAGGGCTTGTACAAAAAGGCGAGGGCGGGTGAGATCAAGGACTTTACAGGTATCTCTGCACCCTACGAGGCGCCCGCAAACCCCGAAATCCACATCAGGACCGATGAGGTGGACGTGACGGGTGCGGTTGAGATCATTACAAAGTACCTCGCCGACAACGGTCTTATCCCTGCttaa